From one Plasmodium coatneyi strain Hackeri chromosome 9, complete sequence genomic stretch:
- a CDS encoding 60S acidic ribosomal protein P1 → MAAVPVSELAECEKQELLCTYAALILHEEKMSITSENIVKLIKKSNNTVLPYLPMLFEKALKGKDIEGLLSNLSVGGGAPAASAQAAADKPSDDKKEAKKEEKVEEEEEEDDLGFSLFG, encoded by the exons ATGGCAGCAGTTCCAGTGTCAGAATTAGCAGAATGCGAAAAGCAGGAGCTTTTATGTACCTACGCCGCGCTGATACTACATGAAGAGAAGATGAGCATAACAAGTGAAAATATTGTAAAGCttataaaaaaatcaaacaaCACAGTATTGCCATACTTACCAATGCTTTTCGAAAAAGCCTTAAAGGGAAAGGATATTga gGGCCTACTAAGCAATTTAAGTGTTGGCGGAGGTGCCCCAGCTGCATCAGCACAAGCCGCAGCGGATAAGCCAAGTGACGATAAGAAGGAAgctaagaaggaagagaaagtagaagaggaggaagaagaagatgactTAGGATTTTCATTATTCGGTTAG